One Alteromonas sp. KC3 DNA segment encodes these proteins:
- a CDS encoding AzlD domain-containing protein, protein MQTDIWVAIVVAAIGTYGLRVAPLIWTQRHFNKHKANNTQAHLPIWLSVLGPLMIAAMLGASLIPKVPSEASWVATVVGTLVTTLVWRKFKTLGLPVFCGVLAFGLTLVLLT, encoded by the coding sequence ATGCAAACTGATATCTGGGTGGCTATTGTTGTGGCGGCGATAGGCACATATGGGTTGCGTGTAGCACCTCTTATCTGGACGCAGCGGCATTTCAATAAACACAAGGCAAACAATACACAAGCGCATTTGCCAATATGGTTAAGTGTTTTGGGGCCGTTGATGATAGCTGCCATGCTAGGCGCATCGTTAATACCGAAAGTGCCCTCTGAAGCAAGTTGGGTCGCAACGGTCGTTGGTACGCTAGTAACCACATTAGTCTGGCGAAAGTTTAAAACGCTAGGTCTCCCTGTTTTTTGTGGTGTACTGGCATTTGGTTTAACCCTTGTATTGCTTACATGA
- a CDS encoding tetratricopeptide repeat protein: MKISQSMKRSVIGAAAIALLSACQSAPMTAKVEQPEIAGPQWESATFRYTPVTQPSSLFSLSQAQQQEFLSYYYAPENQDTSPNFRLADYLNKLVQHFNYVGETFTASEALSKQSGNCLSLAVLTTALARLVGLDVFYQQVHTPPLYRRINGVLTTSTHVRSIVLEPQHEKQDGVIFFRSRAVIDYFPSASNDLGEYITENAFISMYYQNMAAEEVGNKNGSLAYSYLSEAMKLDDTNPETINTLAVLYRKHGLFEKARSLYEFVIENDNKSIHTLTNYAVLLDSVGDKQALNNLGELYLRADDSNPYRWYDLGNDALKKGNYERAEVFFKRAIKEGPYLAEGYLGLSKAHYFNGNIEQALTMMEKAVSFSYPSDNRGLYAAKLEALQRSHE; this comes from the coding sequence GTGAAAATAAGTCAGTCGATGAAAAGGTCGGTAATAGGTGCCGCTGCCATTGCGTTGTTGTCAGCGTGCCAGAGTGCGCCAATGACCGCAAAAGTTGAACAACCGGAAATAGCAGGACCTCAATGGGAAAGTGCAACGTTTAGATATACACCTGTAACACAACCCAGCTCACTATTTTCGCTAAGCCAAGCGCAGCAACAGGAGTTTTTGTCGTACTACTATGCGCCTGAAAACCAAGACACTTCCCCTAACTTCAGACTGGCAGACTACCTTAATAAACTCGTTCAGCATTTTAATTATGTTGGTGAAACATTTACTGCTTCTGAGGCATTAAGTAAGCAATCGGGCAATTGTTTGTCGTTGGCAGTGCTTACAACAGCGTTAGCTAGACTTGTGGGTCTTGACGTATTCTATCAACAAGTTCATACCCCACCGCTTTATCGCAGAATCAATGGTGTACTAACAACCTCTACCCATGTTCGCAGCATAGTGCTTGAGCCCCAACACGAAAAACAAGATGGGGTGATTTTCTTTAGAAGTCGAGCGGTAATTGATTACTTCCCGTCAGCATCGAACGACCTTGGTGAATACATCACGGAAAATGCTTTTATTTCTATGTATTACCAAAATATGGCGGCTGAAGAAGTGGGAAACAAAAACGGTAGCTTGGCCTATAGCTATCTATCTGAGGCAATGAAACTTGACGATACAAACCCAGAAACAATAAATACACTTGCAGTGTTGTATCGAAAACATGGGCTATTTGAAAAAGCCAGAAGCCTCTATGAGTTTGTAATAGAAAACGATAATAAATCCATTCATACACTGACCAATTACGCGGTGTTGTTGGATAGTGTAGGCGACAAACAAGCACTCAATAATTTAGGTGAGTTGTATTTACGCGCTGATGATAGCAATCCTTACCGATGGTACGACTTAGGTAATGATGCATTAAAAAAGGGTAACTACGAGCGCGCAGAAGTATTTTTCAAACGTGCGATAAAAGAGGGGCCGTACTTAGCTGAGGGGTATCTAGGGTTGTCAAAGGCGCACTATTTTAACGGTAATATTGAACAAGCGCTGACAATGATGGAAAAAGCAGTGAGCTTTTCTTATCCATCCGACAATCGCGGGCTCTACGCTGCAAAGCTAGAAGCGTTGCAGCGTAGCCACGAGTAA
- a CDS encoding NADPH-dependent 2,4-dienoyl-CoA reductase has protein sequence MTSPYPHLLEPLDLGFTTLRNRTLMGSMHLGLEEEKGGFDKLAAFYAERAKGGVGLIVTGGISPNISGWVAPFAGRMTRKGHAKKHRVITDAVHAEGGKICMQILHSGRYGYHPLAVSASPMKSPITPFKPRELSSRGVRSTIKDYIKCASLAFEAGYDGVEIMGSEGYLINQFFCKRTNHRNDEWGGSLENRARLAIEIVKGVREKVGTNFIIIYRLSMLDLVEGGAEWDEVVYLAKEIEKAGATLINTGIGWHEARVPTISTSVPRAAFTWITERMKKEVSLPLVTTNRINTPEVAESVLAQGHADMVSMARPFLADAHFVAKAMRDESALINTCIACNQACLDHAFEQKRASCLVNPQACYETELTFAPATNKKKLAVVGAGPAGLAFSMYAADRGHDVHLFDKAAEIGGQFNYAKQVPGKEEFYETLRYFQNQLARNGVNIHLNTEVSVETLKQENFDEVVLATGINPRKLTIEGHDHPKVMGYLDVLRDHKTVGKKVAIIGAGGIGFDVAEYLVEHEHLAKDKEKWLAHWGIDQSYSAPGALKEKAIEPSEREVYLLQRKTSKVGKGLGKTTGWIHRQSLKHHNVQMINGVSYEKVDDEGLHVLINDQPKVLGVDHVIVCAGQEPFKPLQKPLEDAGFTVHIIGGADVAAELDAKRAIRQGAELAAAI, from the coding sequence ATGACATCACCTTACCCTCACCTACTTGAACCACTGGATTTAGGCTTTACTACGCTTCGCAACAGAACGCTAATGGGTTCTATGCACCTTGGCCTTGAAGAAGAAAAAGGCGGATTTGACAAACTAGCTGCATTTTATGCCGAGCGTGCAAAAGGTGGCGTTGGTCTAATTGTTACCGGAGGTATCAGCCCAAACATCTCAGGTTGGGTAGCCCCTTTTGCAGGCAGAATGACCCGTAAAGGCCATGCGAAAAAGCACCGCGTTATTACCGACGCTGTGCACGCCGAAGGCGGTAAGATTTGTATGCAAATTCTGCATTCCGGTCGTTATGGTTATCATCCTCTTGCGGTGTCTGCCTCTCCAATGAAGTCTCCCATCACGCCGTTTAAGCCTAGAGAGCTGTCGTCACGTGGCGTAAGAAGTACGATAAAAGATTATATTAAGTGTGCGAGCTTAGCATTTGAAGCGGGTTACGACGGTGTGGAAATTATGGGCTCAGAAGGTTATCTGATTAACCAGTTTTTCTGCAAAAGAACTAACCATAGAAATGATGAGTGGGGTGGCAGCCTAGAGAACAGAGCCCGACTTGCTATAGAGATTGTAAAAGGTGTTAGAGAAAAAGTAGGTACTAACTTCATTATTATTTATCGTCTATCGATGTTAGATCTAGTCGAAGGTGGTGCCGAATGGGATGAAGTAGTTTATCTTGCAAAAGAAATAGAAAAAGCAGGCGCAACACTCATCAATACAGGCATTGGTTGGCATGAAGCAAGAGTTCCGACAATTTCTACCTCGGTACCACGCGCTGCATTTACCTGGATTACTGAGCGTATGAAAAAAGAGGTTTCATTACCGCTTGTTACGACCAACCGCATAAATACGCCAGAAGTAGCTGAGTCGGTGTTAGCGCAAGGTCACGCCGATATGGTATCAATGGCGCGACCTTTTTTGGCGGATGCACATTTTGTGGCCAAAGCCATGCGTGATGAATCGGCGCTTATCAACACATGCATAGCATGCAACCAAGCGTGTTTAGACCATGCGTTTGAGCAAAAGCGCGCGAGTTGCTTGGTGAACCCACAAGCATGTTATGAAACTGAACTAACCTTTGCGCCAGCGACAAACAAGAAGAAGTTAGCTGTTGTAGGGGCTGGCCCTGCTGGTCTTGCCTTTTCAATGTACGCCGCAGACAGAGGGCACGACGTTCATTTGTTCGACAAAGCAGCGGAAATTGGTGGCCAGTTTAACTACGCCAAACAAGTGCCAGGCAAAGAAGAATTCTATGAAACTTTACGATACTTCCAAAATCAACTTGCGCGTAATGGCGTGAACATCCATTTGAACACTGAAGTAAGTGTAGAAACTCTGAAACAAGAAAACTTTGATGAAGTTGTACTCGCAACAGGAATTAACCCTCGAAAATTGACGATTGAAGGGCATGATCATCCTAAAGTAATGGGCTATTTAGATGTGCTTCGCGACCATAAAACTGTCGGTAAGAAAGTCGCTATTATTGGCGCAGGCGGTATAGGCTTCGATGTTGCTGAATATTTGGTAGAGCATGAGCACCTTGCCAAGGATAAAGAAAAATGGCTTGCTCACTGGGGTATCGACCAAAGCTACAGCGCGCCTGGTGCACTTAAGGAAAAAGCCATTGAGCCTTCAGAACGCGAGGTTTACCTGTTACAACGTAAAACGTCCAAAGTGGGTAAAGGACTCGGAAAAACAACCGGCTGGATCCACCGTCAGTCATTGAAGCACCACAATGTTCAAATGATCAATGGTGTAAGCTATGAGAAAGTGGATGATGAAGGATTGCATGTTCTGATCAACGACCAACCAAAAGTGCTTGGCGTTGATCATGTTATTGTATGTGCAGGGCAAGAACCCTTCAAACCGCTGCAAAAACCACTTGAAGACGCCGGCTTTACGGTGCATATCATTGGTGGTGCAGATGTTGCTGCAGAACTTGATGCCAAGCGCGCTATTCGACAAGGCGCCGAACTCGCCGCAGCAATATAG
- a CDS encoding DUF885 domain-containing protein codes for MKKVILWLSSLLALTVVGLGIFVTYQWHTDKPLSMRVLVDREVLKLMLSSPQMKTSLGLHHLGIDKHNYTLDNGDKLTIIEKLPDLASIKSTVSQYRDLTGQEKITQGAVIHLLDRLQALQPYQYHNYPLDTFGGLHSRFPEFMTNDHPIENKSNIESYIARLKDSARYFDNVIKGVRLRESLGIVPPYIVIENVLGQLSKFVAPAVEENTLLTTLNTKMLTLDELEHDEKLAFYQEAKEAISNYVYPSYSKMITLYEALLEVTPEGVGYWRLPEGEKAYEAYLQFFTTLDTTPDDVYTTGESEVARLQEQMLDILAKDFGFQQMTFAQAMNSFLSNDDLYFADSQEGRQALLDQMHAENEKMRAALPQLFSQPDVPDLQFIRSPLLTEENDSLARFSNNSVLVNLSDMRALPKSSLPVLTFHEGIPGHHYQTSVTSELAGLPYIISQTPFGSYMEGWAMYAEQLGYELGFYETPEEVLSYLHYDLLRSARMVIDTGIHIKRWSREKAVAYLMTEVALSQNEAEIEVDRAIVVPGSGPMYKMGQLKILSLREQLKARLGEKFSLKHFHDRVLENGALPLPLLEDLLSEKGV; via the coding sequence ATGAAAAAAGTCATACTGTGGTTATCTAGCCTACTTGCGTTGACTGTTGTTGGGTTGGGTATTTTCGTAACTTACCAATGGCATACTGATAAGCCGTTATCCATGAGGGTGCTTGTGGATAGAGAAGTATTAAAACTGATGCTTTCAAGCCCTCAAATGAAAACGTCTCTTGGATTGCATCATTTAGGGATTGATAAACACAACTATACCCTCGATAACGGTGACAAATTAACTATTATCGAAAAACTCCCTGATCTTGCTTCTATTAAATCGACAGTTTCACAATATCGCGATCTGACAGGTCAAGAAAAAATAACGCAAGGCGCTGTCATTCATTTACTTGATCGCCTACAAGCGCTTCAGCCTTACCAGTATCACAATTATCCCCTTGATACATTTGGTGGGTTACACAGCCGTTTTCCCGAATTTATGACCAATGATCACCCTATTGAGAATAAGAGTAATATAGAAAGCTATATAGCACGGCTTAAAGATAGCGCTCGTTATTTTGACAACGTTATTAAGGGTGTGCGTCTGAGAGAAAGCTTAGGCATAGTCCCACCGTATATAGTTATCGAAAACGTGTTGGGGCAACTTTCAAAATTTGTTGCTCCTGCAGTTGAAGAGAACACGCTGTTAACGACGCTCAATACAAAAATGCTTACGCTAGACGAGCTAGAGCACGATGAAAAACTAGCATTCTATCAAGAAGCAAAAGAGGCTATTTCCAACTACGTTTATCCCAGCTACAGCAAAATGATAACGTTGTATGAGGCACTTTTAGAGGTAACGCCAGAAGGTGTTGGTTATTGGCGTTTACCAGAAGGAGAAAAAGCCTACGAGGCATACCTACAGTTTTTTACTACGTTAGACACAACGCCAGATGATGTGTATACAACTGGGGAAAGTGAAGTTGCCCGTCTCCAAGAACAAATGCTCGATATTCTCGCCAAAGATTTTGGTTTCCAGCAAATGACGTTCGCTCAAGCTATGAATTCATTCTTATCAAATGACGATCTCTACTTTGCTGACTCACAAGAAGGACGACAGGCATTATTGGATCAAATGCACGCTGAAAACGAAAAAATGAGAGCGGCATTACCACAGTTGTTTTCTCAACCTGACGTGCCCGATTTACAGTTTATTCGAAGCCCACTGCTTACTGAGGAAAATGACTCTCTAGCCCGATTTAGCAACAATTCAGTTTTGGTAAATTTAAGTGATATGAGGGCGCTACCTAAAAGTAGTTTGCCTGTATTAACCTTTCATGAGGGGATCCCGGGGCACCATTACCAAACTTCTGTAACTAGCGAGCTTGCGGGGCTGCCCTATATCATTTCACAAACACCATTCGGCTCCTATATGGAAGGATGGGCAATGTACGCCGAACAGCTTGGTTATGAGCTTGGTTTTTATGAAACGCCAGAAGAAGTGCTTTCCTATCTTCACTACGACCTATTAAGAAGCGCAAGAATGGTTATAGATACAGGTATCCATATAAAGCGATGGTCCCGTGAAAAAGCAGTTGCTTATCTGATGACTGAAGTTGCACTAAGTCAAAACGAAGCCGAAATTGAAGTGGATAGAGCTATCGTTGTACCTGGTTCTGGGCCAATGTACAAAATGGGGCAACTCAAAATATTGTCATTACGTGAGCAATTGAAAGCGAGACTGGGCGAGAAATTTTCGCTAAAGCATTTCCATGACCGAGTATTAGAAAATGGCGCATTACCGCTTCCCTTACTGGAAGATTTATTGTCTGAGAAAGGGGTGTAA
- a CDS encoding glutathione S-transferase family protein yields the protein MYTLYGYPKTRSVRVAWALEELGLPYDYHLINLRQGEHFSDKFKAINAASKIPVLVTDEGAISESAAIVTFLAERHGLQEFIPESGSFARAKYEEMLMFLTNELEQPIWNIAKHTFALPAEKRIADMREVGEWEFQRALSVFSSMLGDNEFVCGNMFTMADIIAGHILSWAKGSKLAIPQDNVAEYIKRILARPAYEKAWKNENSHLPT from the coding sequence ATGTACACACTTTACGGTTATCCCAAGACACGTTCCGTGCGCGTCGCGTGGGCGTTGGAAGAACTCGGGCTTCCTTACGATTATCATCTGATAAACCTGCGACAAGGTGAACATTTCAGTGATAAATTCAAAGCCATTAATGCGGCATCGAAAATTCCGGTACTTGTTACCGATGAGGGCGCAATATCTGAATCTGCTGCAATCGTCACATTCTTGGCCGAGCGCCACGGTTTGCAAGAATTCATTCCTGAAAGTGGTAGCTTTGCTCGAGCAAAGTACGAAGAAATGTTGATGTTTCTAACTAATGAACTAGAGCAACCAATTTGGAATATCGCCAAACATACCTTTGCATTGCCTGCAGAAAAACGAATTGCTGACATGCGAGAAGTGGGGGAATGGGAATTTCAACGCGCATTATCGGTGTTTTCTAGCATGCTAGGCGACAATGAGTTCGTATGTGGCAATATGTTTACCATGGCAGATATTATTGCGGGTCATATTTTATCTTGGGCTAAAGGCAGCAAACTGGCAATACCTCAGGATAATGTAGCCGAGTATATCAAGCGTATTTTGGCCCGTCCCGCCTACGAAAAAGCATGGAAAAATGAAAACTCTCATTTGCCAACGTAG
- a CDS encoding winged helix-turn-helix domain-containing protein, translating to MNDPNRQFSIGGLTIDPLANTLKFNSHIEKLSPKVMEVFCALFQGNGNVVTREQLLDSVWADRFGGDESLSRAISEIRKSLSRLLDTNKKIITTVPKRGYRLELSLLTEICQVQSAAVEAPPELPTTQSVQAHSVKKRSPFVYLLMLATVLIAIVTVFFSGLEDNSQKEYRVLVIPFDVTDSDNKDERTLANGLLELSLTHLSHVDNFKVASRTSSAYFKTNKHSLKEIQSLLPVDLILEGAVRRDGNNHNVTYRLVEVDSGFTLFSDSKTVESLNIQGAVNDLVMNTTAHLGIEHKLIAPSPQSEEAYRLYLLAMDILTQNYNLEALQQAQDYLIRANAQSSADPLIVEAITSNYLEMMNLTSGEEQKSVISSAQDFLKQSRELGVSSSTLSFFEGMLYMPLISDPTKGDIQKALAHFSEAKRLGEKSFNFYFNYTYLLTIHHQYKEALAIAKEGIATHPLSYRLYGGLAFVNLLLGDEKAAHTVFTKMREIAPQDPTTAWMEALSATMSGQYQQTLDWTSQTRADSPPIKTLMLDLSVLITADRKDYLTNIWALCEESLVSLALTETDCFHLSFAKAIHEKDIPALLSHLNGVENIHVSSPYIRAMIGQALYLLPGYLLSDHRALFGDLIAGELNGGGFSNLASLNLLTAIHFAQYDNEILSIDEINTKIAALFSEKEMPISFNAEYLALLGEVDRALTLLQSLVDSDDVIPIGRYYAYFDSPAFLLLNEDERFLELKKRYQRKLDVLNRSLEWRL from the coding sequence ATGAATGACCCAAATCGTCAATTTAGTATTGGTGGATTAACAATTGACCCCTTAGCCAATACGCTAAAATTTAACTCTCACATTGAAAAACTCTCACCAAAGGTTATGGAAGTATTCTGTGCCTTGTTTCAAGGCAATGGCAATGTAGTAACCAGAGAGCAGTTGCTGGACTCTGTGTGGGCTGATAGGTTTGGTGGTGATGAATCACTTTCTCGTGCCATCTCAGAGATTCGAAAGTCACTTTCTCGACTGCTGGATACAAACAAGAAGATAATAACAACCGTTCCTAAACGAGGTTATCGGCTTGAGTTATCACTATTGACAGAAATTTGTCAGGTACAAAGCGCTGCTGTAGAAGCACCTCCTGAATTACCGACCACACAATCTGTTCAAGCTCACAGTGTGAAAAAGCGTTCTCCGTTTGTTTATTTGCTCATGCTTGCAACTGTGTTGATAGCAATCGTTACAGTTTTTTTCAGTGGCCTTGAAGACAATTCTCAGAAGGAATATCGAGTACTTGTCATTCCTTTTGACGTGACAGACAGTGATAACAAAGATGAACGTACCTTAGCAAACGGTCTACTTGAGTTATCTCTCACGCATCTGTCACACGTTGATAATTTCAAAGTAGCGAGTCGAACGTCGAGTGCTTATTTTAAAACCAATAAACATAGCCTTAAAGAAATTCAAAGCTTGTTGCCCGTTGACCTTATTCTTGAGGGAGCTGTAAGACGCGATGGAAACAACCATAATGTAACCTATAGACTTGTTGAAGTAGATTCGGGGTTTACTCTTTTTTCTGACAGCAAAACAGTAGAGTCATTGAATATACAGGGGGCAGTTAATGACCTTGTCATGAATACCACTGCACATTTAGGAATTGAGCATAAGCTTATTGCGCCTAGTCCTCAATCTGAAGAAGCTTACCGACTTTATCTGTTAGCAATGGATATTCTTACCCAGAATTACAATCTTGAAGCCCTTCAACAGGCTCAGGACTATCTTATAAGGGCGAATGCTCAGTCGTCTGCTGATCCGCTAATTGTTGAGGCAATTACAAGTAATTATCTTGAGATGATGAACTTAACCTCAGGGGAAGAGCAAAAAAGCGTGATAAGTTCTGCTCAGGACTTTCTGAAGCAAAGTCGAGAGCTTGGCGTTTCGAGTAGCACATTATCTTTTTTTGAAGGTATGCTGTACATGCCGCTTATTAGTGATCCAACAAAAGGTGATATACAAAAAGCGTTAGCTCATTTTTCCGAGGCCAAAAGGTTGGGTGAGAAAAGTTTTAACTTTTACTTCAACTACACGTATTTGCTGACCATCCACCATCAATACAAAGAGGCCCTTGCCATTGCAAAAGAGGGGATTGCGACCCATCCTCTCTCCTATAGGCTTTACGGCGGACTTGCGTTTGTTAACTTACTGCTTGGTGATGAAAAAGCAGCGCATACAGTGTTTACAAAAATGCGTGAAATAGCGCCACAAGACCCCACAACAGCATGGATGGAAGCACTATCGGCCACAATGTCCGGGCAATATCAGCAAACATTAGATTGGACAAGTCAAACACGTGCAGACAGTCCGCCAATAAAAACGCTGATGCTTGATTTGAGTGTGCTAATAACCGCTGACAGAAAAGATTATTTAACGAATATATGGGCGTTATGCGAAGAAAGCTTGGTGTCGCTAGCGTTAACCGAAACTGATTGCTTTCACCTGTCGTTCGCTAAAGCTATTCACGAAAAAGATATTCCTGCATTGCTATCACATTTGAATGGCGTGGAAAATATCCATGTAAGCTCGCCCTATATTAGAGCAATGATTGGACAAGCGTTATATTTGTTGCCTGGCTATTTATTGAGTGATCACAGAGCGCTTTTTGGAGACCTTATTGCTGGTGAGTTAAATGGCGGGGGATTTTCAAATTTGGCGTCGCTAAACTTACTGACCGCAATCCACTTTGCACAATATGACAATGAAATACTTTCAATAGATGAGATAAATACGAAGATTGCCGCTCTTTTTAGCGAAAAAGAGATGCCAATTTCTTTTAACGCGGAGTATTTAGCGCTATTGGGTGAAGTTGACCGTGCTTTGACGTTGTTGCAGTCACTCGTTGATAGCGATGATGTCATACCCATTGGGCGATACTACGCCTATTTTGATAGTCCTGCTTTTCTATTGCTCAATGAAGATGAACGCTTTCTTGAGTTGAAAAAGCGATATCAACGCAAGCTTGATGTACTGAATCGTTCGCTAGAATGGCGACTCTAG
- a CDS encoding DUF885 domain-containing protein, producing MKAFKTLLISGAVALALGTVSVTAHEHNAPKAQATAKQELKTEHDKLFALFAAADERDIELNPIMAIFRGDMRYADKIGDFFTDSHALAGRTATLLNLSELKHIDRSQLSDVDKLAYDVFKYNEERSLQMSSDEIEALTEVRPVNHFSGFHTFYPTFASGKGAAPFKTVEDYENNLARHEEYIAISDRSIDKFREGMESGVVETKLTIDRVIKQLDTQLAIPLKESQFWGPINMFPESFSSDEKARLTAEYEKATQAIYDATARMRDFLRDEYLSVARETIGLSDMKGGAKLYQLMVEDSTTLPMTPDELHNLGLKEVKRIKNDMLEIKDEVGFEGTLNEFFDYVRTDPKFKPESREALTQSYYDIGKEVDKKIDQYFSLLPKSELEIKPYDPAIEQFSAGGSYQPGTPDGSRPGTFYFNAYDLPSRLTTGNVTLYLHEGAPGHHFQVSLAQENEALPSFMRFSFLPAFGEGWALYSETLGYEMGFFEDPWNRYGTLQDEQLRAMRLVVDTGIHAKGWTREQAIDFMLENSGMTRTEVVAEVERYIAIPSQALSYKVGALKIQELRARAEKALGSKFDIREFHAQVLNTGGIPLAILEQKIDRWIASQKG from the coding sequence ATGAAAGCATTCAAAACCCTGCTGATAAGTGGCGCCGTAGCACTTGCTTTGGGGACAGTTTCAGTGACAGCCCATGAGCATAATGCGCCCAAGGCGCAAGCGACTGCCAAACAAGAACTAAAAACTGAACACGATAAATTGTTTGCGCTATTTGCAGCTGCTGATGAGCGTGACATTGAGCTAAACCCAATTATGGCGATTTTTCGTGGTGATATGCGCTACGCTGACAAGATAGGTGACTTCTTTACTGACTCGCATGCCTTGGCTGGTAGAACCGCTACACTATTGAATCTTTCTGAACTAAAGCACATTGACAGAAGTCAGCTAAGCGATGTCGATAAGCTAGCTTATGACGTTTTTAAGTATAACGAAGAACGTTCACTTCAAATGTCGAGTGACGAAATAGAAGCTTTAACTGAAGTGCGCCCGGTTAATCATTTCAGTGGTTTTCATACTTTCTACCCGACTTTTGCGAGTGGCAAAGGCGCAGCACCATTCAAAACTGTTGAAGATTACGAGAACAACCTCGCTAGACACGAAGAGTATATCGCAATTTCAGACCGCTCAATCGACAAGTTCCGCGAGGGGATGGAAAGTGGTGTTGTTGAAACCAAGCTGACGATAGACCGCGTGATAAAACAGCTGGATACGCAACTTGCGATACCACTTAAAGAGTCGCAATTCTGGGGACCAATTAACATGTTCCCTGAAAGCTTCTCTAGTGACGAAAAAGCACGCTTAACCGCTGAGTACGAAAAAGCGACGCAAGCTATCTATGATGCAACTGCACGCATGCGTGATTTCCTTCGAGATGAGTATCTGTCTGTCGCCCGTGAAACCATTGGGTTAAGTGACATGAAAGGTGGTGCTAAGTTGTACCAGCTGATGGTGGAAGACTCTACGACATTACCTATGACACCGGATGAGCTTCACAACTTGGGGCTTAAAGAAGTTAAGCGTATTAAAAACGATATGCTTGAAATAAAAGACGAAGTAGGTTTTGAAGGTACGTTGAATGAATTCTTTGACTACGTGCGCACTGATCCTAAGTTCAAACCTGAAAGTCGAGAAGCATTAACACAGAGCTACTATGATATTGGCAAAGAAGTTGACAAAAAAATCGACCAGTACTTTTCTTTACTGCCTAAATCAGAGTTAGAGATTAAACCCTACGACCCTGCTATTGAGCAATTTAGTGCAGGTGGTTCTTATCAGCCTGGTACACCTGATGGTTCGCGACCGGGGACCTTTTACTTCAATGCATACGATCTACCGAGTCGATTAACAACAGGTAACGTTACGCTGTATCTTCACGAGGGCGCACCGGGTCACCATTTCCAAGTTAGTCTTGCACAAGAAAACGAAGCGTTGCCTTCATTTATGCGTTTTAGCTTCTTACCCGCTTTTGGTGAGGGGTGGGCATTGTATTCGGAGACCTTAGGCTACGAAATGGGCTTCTTCGAGGATCCATGGAACCGTTACGGTACGCTTCAGGATGAGCAGCTTCGCGCAATGCGTCTTGTGGTTGACACCGGTATTCATGCCAAGGGGTGGACACGTGAGCAAGCCATTGACTTTATGCTTGAAAACTCAGGTATGACGCGCACCGAAGTGGTTGCTGAAGTAGAGCGTTATATTGCCATACCTTCACAGGCTCTGTCGTATAAAGTTGGGGCTCTCAAAATTCAAGAGCTCCGTGCTCGTGCTGAAAAGGCACTTGGAAGCAAATTTGATATTCGTGAATTCCATGCTCAAGTGTTAAATACTGGTGGTATTCCACTGGCTATTTTAGAGCAAAAAATTGACCGCTGGATTGCCAGCCAGAAAGGGTAA
- a CDS encoding VOC family protein: MELGMFSLSLSVSNIEESKTFYEALGFAAMPSCGSVEEKWLIMKNGQTMIGLFEGMFEDNILTFNPSDVRAVQDHLLDKGISIDVPVKGNSGPGHLVVKDPDGNAIMFDQF; the protein is encoded by the coding sequence GTGGAATTGGGTATGTTTTCATTGAGCTTATCGGTAAGCAATATTGAAGAATCTAAAACATTCTATGAAGCTTTGGGATTTGCCGCTATGCCATCGTGTGGTTCGGTGGAAGAGAAATGGCTTATCATGAAAAATGGTCAAACAATGATTGGTCTTTTTGAAGGGATGTTTGAAGACAATATTCTAACGTTCAACCCCAGTGATGTGCGTGCTGTGCAAGACCACTTACTCGATAAGGGTATTTCTATTGATGTACCCGTAAAGGGGAACAGTGGTCCTGGTCATCTTGTGGTGAAAGACCCTGACGGCAACGCAATTATGTTTGACCAGTTTTAA